One Methanobacterium sp. genomic region harbors:
- a CDS encoding sodium:solute symporter family protein — translation MDNYILLIVIALIYILMVGYVGYIAWKRTKSADDYMVAGRETHPFIMALSYGATFISTAAIVGFGGTAGVYGMGLLWLTVLNILVGIFIAFVLFGKRTRKMGHNLNALTFPEFLSRRFDSKFIQYFSGAVIFLGMPLYASVVLIGMARFVETTIGLNYSIALIAMAVIVAIYVVFGGIRGVMYTDALQGTIMFIGMVILLGAIYWITGGITAGNQALTNLVNVVPANATATAAATGFTGWTSMPALGSPFWWTLVSTLILGVGIGVLSQPQLVVRFMTVKSNKELNRAVLIGGIFIFIMTGTAFVVGALSNVYFFNTVGQLAMQVAGGNADKIIPTFISTAMPVWFAYLFMITLLSAAMSTLSSQFHVQGTALGRDIYETVTGTKGKSSVLVARAGITIAVIIAVILGFILPDNIIAVGTAMWFSITAAAFLSMYIFALFWKRSTKAGVISGLVIGTLLSIFWMVFEYKKSAAALGICQALTGNPVLIAANPWPTVDSIVIALPVAFVITVVVSLLTKPQPKEQLDKIFKGI, via the coding sequence ATGGATAACTACATCTTACTTATTGTTATAGCTTTAATATATATTTTAATGGTGGGTTACGTAGGCTACATAGCCTGGAAAAGGACTAAAAGCGCCGATGATTATATGGTCGCCGGAAGAGAAACCCATCCATTTATCATGGCCCTCAGTTATGGGGCCACGTTTATCAGTACTGCTGCCATTGTAGGTTTTGGTGGAACAGCAGGAGTATACGGAATGGGCCTTTTATGGCTCACAGTGTTGAACATTCTTGTCGGTATTTTTATAGCATTTGTCCTGTTTGGGAAACGAACAAGGAAAATGGGGCATAATTTAAACGCACTTACTTTCCCCGAATTTCTTTCGCGTCGTTTTGACAGTAAATTTATTCAATATTTCAGTGGTGCAGTAATATTTTTAGGAATGCCTTTATATGCATCTGTAGTTTTAATTGGTATGGCAAGATTTGTAGAAACAACAATAGGTCTTAATTATTCAATAGCATTAATTGCAATGGCAGTTATAGTCGCAATTTATGTTGTCTTTGGTGGAATAAGGGGTGTTATGTACACCGATGCCCTGCAGGGAACCATAATGTTTATAGGAATGGTCATATTATTAGGGGCCATTTACTGGATTACAGGAGGTATTACTGCAGGAAACCAGGCTCTCACTAACTTAGTTAATGTAGTGCCCGCTAACGCCACGGCTACGGCAGCAGCTACTGGTTTTACTGGATGGACATCTATGCCTGCGCTTGGAAGCCCATTCTGGTGGACATTAGTAAGTACACTTATTTTAGGAGTAGGTATTGGTGTTTTATCACAACCACAGCTCGTAGTAAGGTTCATGACAGTTAAATCCAACAAAGAACTTAACAGAGCAGTTCTAATTGGAGGAATATTTATATTCATCATGACCGGTACTGCGTTCGTTGTAGGAGCATTATCCAACGTTTACTTCTTTAATACTGTTGGACAGCTGGCAATGCAAGTTGCAGGAGGTAACGCAGATAAAATAATTCCTACATTTATAAGCACCGCCATGCCTGTCTGGTTTGCTTACTTATTCATGATAACTCTGCTTTCTGCAGCCATGTCTACTTTAAGCTCCCAATTCCACGTTCAAGGGACTGCTTTAGGCCGTGATATATACGAAACAGTGACTGGAACCAAAGGTAAATCATCAGTATTAGTTGCAAGGGCAGGAATTACCATTGCAGTTATAATAGCAGTTATTCTGGGCTTTATTTTACCAGATAACATAATAGCTGTTGGAACTGCCATGTGGTTCAGTATAACTGCAGCTGCATTCCTTTCAATGTACATATTTGCATTGTTCTGGAAACGTTCAACCAAAGCAGGTGTAATCTCAGGTTTAGTTATTGGAACATTGTTAAGTATCTTCTGGATGGTATTTGAGTATAAAAAGTCAGCAGCAGCCCTTGGTATTTGTCAAGCGCTTACAGGTAATCCTGTTCTCATAGCTGCAAATCCATGGCCTACAGTTGATTCAATAGTGATAGCACTGCCTGTTGCATTTGTGATAACAGTTGTAGTAAGTTTACTTACAAAACCACAGCCAAAAGAACAGTTAGATAAAATATTTAAGGGAATTTAA
- a CDS encoding methanogenesis marker 6 protein translates to MSQENSENSKVTRMIVLGPSAQINQAELVQKIHMMELPLTIKSTCYGAIIHGDEPVVKEAVTKIRELDPCNIFTKDRGFPPGDTRRCRAKRGAAREGFHQLEKEYELLDCLREALENPREVHVEKPKKISPDEFKKLIEESEKPRKP, encoded by the coding sequence ATGTCTCAAGAAAACTCTGAAAATTCTAAAGTTACCCGTATGATAGTACTGGGACCATCTGCACAAATAAATCAGGCAGAACTGGTTCAAAAAATTCATATGATGGAACTTCCACTTACCATTAAATCAACATGTTATGGAGCTATAATACACGGGGACGAACCTGTTGTAAAAGAAGCTGTAACTAAAATAAGAGAATTAGATCCATGTAATATATTTACAAAAGATAGAGGATTCCCCCCAGGAGATACAAGGCGTTGCAGAGCCAAAAGAGGGGCAGCAAGAGAAGGTTTCCATCAGCTCGAAAAAGAATATGAACTGCTGGACTGCTTAAGGGAAGCTCTTGAAAATCCACGGGAAGTCCATGTGGAAAAACCAAAGAAAATTTCGCCTGATGAATTCAAAAAGCTCATAGAAGAAAGTGAAAAGCCTCGAAAACCATAG
- a CDS encoding ribonuclease VapC translates to MQKKIYVLDASAIIGGFYSKSYANFTTSGAILEIKDLKSKILLQSALENGHIKVDEPDPEDTEEINRIITSSGDILRLSDVDRGIVALAFKFKRNGFKPIVVTDDYSMQNTLKTIRIDYKSVLTQGIKEIINWVKICKGCKKRYPSDYKFEECEICGSPVFRKRIKAVK, encoded by the coding sequence ATGCAAAAAAAGATTTACGTTTTGGACGCGTCTGCAATAATAGGGGGCTTTTATTCAAAAAGCTATGCTAATTTTACCACAAGCGGTGCTATTTTAGAAATTAAAGACTTAAAATCAAAAATATTACTGCAGTCTGCCCTAGAAAATGGACATATTAAAGTAGATGAACCTGATCCTGAAGATACAGAAGAAATTAACCGCATTATTACATCTTCAGGCGATATCCTGCGGCTTTCTGATGTTGATAGAGGTATCGTAGCACTTGCATTTAAATTCAAAAGAAATGGATTTAAACCAATTGTTGTAACCGATGATTACTCCATGCAAAATACCCTTAAGACAATTAGAATTGATTATAAAAGCGTTTTAACCCAGGGAATAAAAGAAATTATTAATTGGGTCAAGATCTGCAAAGGATGTAAAAAAAGATATCCATCAGACTATAAATTTGAAGAATGTGAAATATGTGGATCTCCTGTTTTTAGAAAAAGAATAAAGGCTGTTAAATAA
- a CDS encoding ERF family protein: MEIKNIAAALLEVQRKIKNPSNTATNPFFRSKYAPLPDILNCVRPLLTENGILLIQNTGSNEAGDVYVQTKLIHTSGEVIETDKLFLKPDKNTAQGIGSAITYGRRYQLTALLGISSEDDDDGNIASKARPKDGSNPSQDDAEAVKWIDEIKEMLVAKNFNVNENAIISKAKQLYDGQQVKQIEDQLKRN, from the coding sequence ATGGAAATTAAAAATATAGCAGCAGCACTACTTGAAGTCCAAAGAAAAATTAAGAATCCATCAAACACCGCTACAAATCCATTTTTCAGGAGTAAATACGCGCCATTACCCGATATTTTAAACTGTGTTCGTCCTCTTTTAACTGAAAATGGAATATTGTTAATTCAGAATACTGGAAGTAATGAAGCTGGAGATGTATATGTTCAAACTAAACTCATTCACACATCAGGTGAGGTAATTGAAACTGATAAATTATTCTTGAAACCTGATAAAAATACAGCTCAGGGAATTGGGAGTGCAATTACATACGGTAGGCGCTATCAGTTAACAGCACTTTTAGGAATAAGTTCTGAAGACGACGACGATGGGAATATAGCTTCAAAAGCACGCCCTAAGGATGGATCAAACCCTTCCCAAGATGATGCTGAAGCAGTAAAATGGATAGATGAAATTAAAGAGATGTTAGTTGCAAAGAATTTTAACGTGAATGAAAATGCAATTATAAGCAAGGCTAAGCAGCTTTATGATGGTCAACAGGTTAAACAGATTGAAGATCAGCTCAAGAGAAACTAA
- the pyrE gene encoding orotate phosphoribosyltransferase, giving the protein MNNEKKKLIDLLKAEEVIKFGKFTLASGKESDYYVNMKMAITNPEILKQVAKIVANQIIDDKIDKIAGPALGAVPIATSISLESSIPMLMIRKAKKGYGTAELIEGELVEGDSVVVVEDVTTTGGSLIKAIKAIKDNGGIVKKAIVVVDRAEGAVENLKKEGITLEPLISIEEFQ; this is encoded by the coding sequence ATGAATAACGAAAAAAAGAAACTTATAGACCTTTTAAAGGCAGAGGAAGTTATCAAGTTTGGTAAATTTACACTGGCTTCTGGAAAAGAAAGCGACTACTATGTAAACATGAAAATGGCCATTACAAACCCCGAAATCCTAAAACAGGTTGCAAAAATTGTAGCAAACCAGATAATTGATGATAAAATAGATAAAATTGCAGGCCCTGCTTTAGGAGCTGTACCTATAGCAACATCCATATCCCTTGAGTCATCTATCCCCATGCTTATGATAAGAAAAGCCAAAAAAGGCTACGGGACAGCTGAACTAATAGAAGGAGAACTTGTAGAAGGAGATTCTGTTGTTGTGGTTGAAGACGTAACTACAACCGGCGGTTCTCTTATTAAAGCAATTAAGGCCATTAAAGACAACGGCGGAATAGTTAAAAAAGCAATTGTAGTTGTTGATAGGGCTGAAGGGGCCGTTGAAAACCTTAAAAAAGAAGGAATTACTTTAGAGCCTTTAATTTCAATAGAAGAATTCCAATAA
- a CDS encoding methanogenesis marker 5 protein codes for MKIAIFPPNSLILSDLVERRGHEPLSLMKEVRKKVTDVEIDSPPLNITEAEPIKGLKYAAIEVPSGVRGRMAIFGPLIDEAEAAIIMQEAPYGFGCIGCARTNELSMYYLRKKDIPILELQYPTTREEAIEMVNKINTFLDSLEEKNG; via the coding sequence TTGAAAATAGCTATATTCCCTCCAAATTCATTAATTTTATCGGATTTAGTTGAACGACGAGGACACGAACCACTTTCACTAATGAAAGAAGTAAGAAAAAAAGTTACAGATGTGGAGATAGATTCACCTCCACTTAACATAACTGAAGCAGAACCAATAAAAGGACTTAAATATGCAGCTATTGAAGTACCATCAGGAGTAAGGGGCAGAATGGCCATATTCGGGCCTTTAATAGATGAAGCAGAAGCTGCAATAATCATGCAGGAAGCTCCTTATGGATTTGGTTGTATAGGCTGTGCCAGAACTAATGAACTTTCCATGTACTACCTAAGAAAGAAGGACATCCCTATACTCGAACTTCAATATCCAACTACAAGAGAAGAAGCCATAGAAATGGTAAACAAAATTAACACTTTTTTAGACTCACTGGAGGAAAAAAATGGTTAA
- a CDS encoding PRC-barrel domain-containing protein, whose product MRVVEEIVGKEVLDSSATIIGKVKDIEVNLGTKRIEAIVVGKGGISESIGISKEENVIPYDMVKQIGDKILLKEYIDEPGLETQELGL is encoded by the coding sequence ATGAGAGTAGTGGAAGAAATTGTGGGAAAAGAAGTTTTAGATAGCTCTGCAACTATAATTGGGAAAGTAAAGGATATTGAAGTTAATCTAGGTACCAAAAGAATAGAAGCAATTGTAGTTGGAAAAGGGGGCATTTCAGAAAGCATAGGAATATCTAAAGAAGAAAATGTCATACCTTATGATATGGTTAAACAAATAGGGGACAAAATACTCCTTAAAGAGTATATAGATGAACCAGGGTTAGAAACACAAGAATTAGGCCTATAA
- a CDS encoding orotate phosphoribosyltransferase — MELIGICSVCGKAGKMHSCPLCGSIVCKSCYDVSKGICKRCASPGKMIK, encoded by the coding sequence TTGGAACTGATTGGAATCTGCAGTGTTTGTGGAAAAGCAGGTAAAATGCATAGCTGCCCTTTATGTGGAAGTATAGTCTGTAAAAGCTGCTATGATGTTTCAAAAGGTATATGTAAGCGGTGCGCAAGCCCTGGAAAAATGATTAAATAG
- a CDS encoding DUF2117 domain-containing protein: protein MKIGVVVHGPYIVDSGYAKKILNLLQYYGDVKARLGGTMGRTAVYDAGLEDKIDISQKLFPSESIEKFVHNCDVIFLINYGKSSVTGHAFGFKVWSRCENVPPLIQIERPGEVDGSVIAWDSSLSEFANQIAGRLCLKVVDAEEIKNELVKSEVTQTRRKVAGVSPNENIFVNGLVIGKSTSFDVTLVAEDGIITEIIGGTLKKHGVEKLGRVDLTKVVIKTGLLRRSEVTPRVVEKPKNEDKFNVAFLNHAAEDIYKLKDADIVVTVGDDTTLVAGDILYRFGVPIIGITDGDIDKVVEKGFKNSKSLIIELQSGHDDIIGQKIFHELFNEEEIIETENIESFKNEILQIINNNTTCFKIKEN from the coding sequence ATGAAAATTGGTGTAGTTGTGCATGGACCATATATAGTTGATTCAGGTTATGCCAAGAAAATTTTGAACTTACTTCAATATTATGGAGATGTAAAGGCACGACTTGGAGGAACAATGGGTAGAACTGCAGTATATGATGCAGGACTTGAGGATAAGATAGACATAAGCCAAAAATTGTTTCCAAGCGAATCTATTGAAAAATTTGTTCATAATTGCGATGTTATATTCTTAATAAACTATGGAAAATCCAGCGTAACTGGTCATGCATTCGGATTTAAAGTTTGGAGCAGATGTGAAAACGTTCCTCCTTTAATTCAAATTGAGAGACCAGGTGAAGTGGACGGAAGCGTCATAGCCTGGGATAGCTCATTAAGTGAATTTGCAAATCAAATAGCGGGGAGATTATGCTTAAAAGTTGTTGACGCGGAAGAAATAAAGAATGAATTGGTGAAAAGTGAAGTCACACAAACTCGCAGAAAGGTTGCAGGCGTATCTCCTAATGAAAATATATTTGTAAATGGGCTCGTCATTGGTAAATCAACTTCATTTGACGTTACTTTAGTTGCAGAAGATGGGATTATAACTGAAATAATTGGAGGGACCCTTAAAAAACACGGGGTCGAAAAACTCGGCAGAGTTGATTTAACCAAAGTGGTAATAAAAACAGGACTGCTTAGAAGATCAGAAGTCACTCCAAGAGTCGTTGAAAAACCTAAAAATGAAGATAAATTCAATGTAGCCTTTTTAAATCATGCTGCAGAAGATATTTACAAACTAAAAGACGCGGATATTGTTGTAACAGTTGGAGATGATACTACTCTTGTTGCAGGGGATATTCTTTATAGATTTGGAGTTCCCATAATTGGAATTACCGATGGTGATATTGATAAAGTGGTGGAAAAAGGGTTTAAAAATAGCAAATCCTTAATAATAGAACTTCAAAGTGGCCATGATGATATCATTGGCCAAAAAATCTTCCATGAGCTCTTCAATGAAGAAGAAATCATAGAAACAGAAAATATCGAAAGTTTTAAAAATGAAATACTACAGATTATAAATAATAACACCACTTGCTTTAAAATAAAAGAAAACTGA
- a CDS encoding methanogenesis marker 2 protein — protein sequence MDLNSLIDSIKNFEGITRKNSINHIANILKETYNIAGNTILSFGDDASAIEIGNEKLALLAADGMWGKLMEADPRWAGYCSVLVNVNDIAAMGGRPIGMTNVISTKDKKICNEIMEGINEGVKKFGVPMVGGHLHPDTPYNALDVSITGIVNKDDVITSCDANIGDKVIIAIDIDGKLHPQFDLNWDTTTMKSDELVQAQIEVMNKIGSEKLVTAGKDISNPGTLGTLGMLLEASYVGATIELEKIPRNENVNWEQWLKLYPGSGFVLTAESSNVNRCIELLKEVNITASVAGEIIEDKKLYVTHEDQKAVLFDFQKDKITGVKEERS from the coding sequence GTGGATTTAAACTCTCTCATTGATTCTATAAAAAATTTTGAAGGAATTACACGAAAAAATTCCATAAATCATATTGCAAATATTTTAAAAGAGACCTATAATATTGCTGGAAATACTATTTTAAGCTTTGGCGACGACGCATCTGCCATAGAAATAGGAAATGAAAAATTAGCCCTTCTTGCAGCCGATGGAATGTGGGGAAAACTTATGGAAGCTGATCCACGCTGGGCTGGTTACTGTTCAGTTTTAGTTAACGTGAATGATATTGCTGCTATGGGCGGAAGACCAATTGGTATGACCAATGTTATTTCTACAAAAGACAAAAAAATATGCAATGAAATTATGGAAGGTATTAATGAAGGAGTTAAAAAGTTTGGAGTTCCTATGGTAGGGGGCCATTTACATCCAGATACACCATACAATGCTTTAGATGTGTCTATTACAGGGATAGTAAATAAAGATGATGTTATTACAAGTTGTGATGCTAATATAGGCGACAAGGTTATAATTGCAATTGATATTGATGGAAAACTGCATCCTCAATTCGATCTTAACTGGGATACAACCACAATGAAAAGTGATGAACTTGTACAGGCCCAGATTGAAGTTATGAATAAGATAGGCAGTGAAAAACTGGTAACTGCAGGTAAAGATATAAGCAATCCCGGAACTTTAGGTACGCTTGGAATGCTACTTGAAGCGTCATATGTAGGTGCAACCATCGAACTTGAAAAGATCCCGCGAAATGAAAATGTAAACTGGGAGCAGTGGCTCAAATTATATCCAGGATCCGGTTTTGTTCTTACTGCAGAAAGCAGTAATGTAAACAGGTGTATTGAACTGCTTAAAGAAGTCAATATAACCGCTTCAGTCGCTGGAGAAATTATTGAAGATAAAAAGCTTTATGTGACTCATGAAGACCAAAAAGCAGTCTTATTTGACTTCCAAAAGGATAAAATAACTGGTGTTAAAGAGGAACGATCATAA
- a CDS encoding DUF2111 domain-containing protein, which produces MIKMQITSSSNSKEIAPMALAIHQLVNKLPITMRCKNSNGVRIEEGEIVDYNYTGPVLEKVLKNGKLIHETPETGIYEGIPVVVVPIIEKNEVIGAVGIVDLTRGIFSDLMQIARRPDLIKSETPKGEFY; this is translated from the coding sequence ATGATAAAAATGCAGATAACTTCTTCTTCAAATAGTAAAGAGATAGCCCCAATGGCACTCGCTATCCACCAGCTTGTGAATAAATTACCCATAACAATGCGCTGCAAAAACTCCAATGGAGTTAGAATAGAAGAGGGCGAAATTGTAGATTATAATTATACCGGCCCTGTCCTTGAAAAAGTATTAAAAAATGGCAAGCTTATCCATGAAACACCTGAAACTGGCATTTACGAAGGAATTCCAGTGGTGGTTGTCCCCATAATTGAAAAAAATGAAGTTATCGGTGCAGTAGGAATTGTAGACCTAACAAGAGGAATATTCAGTGACCTCATGCAGATAGCAAGGAGACCGGACCTCATAAAATCTGAAACACCCAAAGGTGAGTTTTATTAG
- the nucS gene encoding endonuclease NucS, which produces MVKFKVEENPSIEKTNEILKDGLKNKAIIIITACCRVFYEGRAKSNLELGDRVIIIKPDGSFLIHKSEKRNPVNWQPPGCTVKFKVKDDLMLIRSIRKNPKEILDVEISKTYMATYFIAKDYEELDLIGSEEDMANIIFYENPEVIEEGFKPIAKEKSISNGVIDILGKDKNGNMMVLEIKRVRGSLGAVSQLKRYVDNLKEENEGLRGMLVAPSITDSAMKLLKEYGLEFKEMHPPKKIKKEDIIKLDFFD; this is translated from the coding sequence ATGGTAAAATTCAAAGTAGAAGAAAATCCAAGCATTGAGAAAACAAATGAAATTCTAAAGGATGGGCTCAAAAATAAAGCCATCATAATAATTACGGCATGCTGCAGGGTATTTTATGAAGGTAGGGCTAAAAGTAATCTTGAATTAGGTGATCGAGTAATTATAATAAAGCCTGATGGATCTTTTTTAATTCACAAAAGTGAGAAAAGAAATCCTGTAAACTGGCAGCCTCCAGGATGTACTGTTAAATTTAAAGTTAAAGATGATTTAATGCTTATAAGAAGTATTCGGAAAAATCCAAAGGAGATTCTGGATGTTGAAATTTCAAAAACTTACATGGCAACATATTTCATTGCTAAAGACTATGAAGAACTGGATTTGATTGGAAGTGAGGAAGACATGGCCAACATTATTTTCTATGAAAATCCTGAAGTTATTGAAGAAGGATTCAAACCAATTGCAAAGGAAAAATCCATCTCAAATGGAGTAATTGATATTCTTGGAAAAGATAAAAATGGAAACATGATGGTTTTAGAAATTAAAAGGGTTAGGGGGAGTTTGGGCGCGGTAAGTCAGCTTAAGCGTTATGTAGATAATTTAAAGGAAGAAAATGAAGGTTTAAGGGGAATGTTAGTGGCACCTTCTATTACAGACAGCGCTATGAAACTTTTAAAAGAATATGGGTTGGAATTTAAGGAGATGCACCCTCCTAAGAAAATCAAGAAAGAAGATATCATAAAATTAGATTTTTTTGATTAA
- a CDS encoding MogA/MoaB family molybdenum cofactor biosynthesis protein: MKSESMKEHKKQAPKSVNGAVITLSDSKYNDFLLNKDSDVSGSLIKDALSENNNLVFYSVIPDDAGLLVSTIGNIIENYDVDVIITTGGTGIGPRDITIETLKPLFNKELNGFGEIFRYESYKEIGTGAILSRATAGVYKNKLIIALPGSPNAVSLGLKIVIPELGHLVKHLRD, translated from the coding sequence ATGAAAAGCGAAAGTATGAAAGAGCATAAAAAACAAGCGCCCAAATCTGTAAATGGTGCAGTTATAACATTAAGTGACTCTAAATATAATGATTTTTTGTTGAATAAGGACAGTGATGTATCTGGAAGTTTAATAAAAGATGCATTAAGTGAAAACAATAACCTTGTTTTTTACTCAGTGATACCTGATGATGCAGGACTTCTTGTTTCAACTATAGGAAATATAATAGAAAATTATGATGTCGATGTTATCATAACAACTGGGGGAACTGGAATCGGGCCTCGGGATATAACAATTGAAACTTTAAAGCCCCTGTTTAATAAAGAACTAAATGGATTCGGAGAAATATTTAGGTATGAATCATATAAAGAGATTGGAACTGGTGCTATTTTAAGCAGGGCAACCGCGGGTGTTTATAAAAATAAATTGATAATAGCTCTTCCAGGATCTCCAAATGCTGTGAGTTTAGGTTTAAAAATAGTAATACCTGAACTTGGCCATCTTGTCAAGCATTTAAGAGATTGA
- a CDS encoding methanogenesis marker 3 protein, translating into MFVRVNGEEIDLPEGSTIKDAIKAANAPYMEGCVLSIIKGKEEFEKHVNKYKIKTSKGSVIIELLENSPSNLVEVWKNMYKEFENQEVRWTTSSEVSLGPIKTNLTPTRDEYKYGKWDVIISLSGFTADSTHIILSKSKHEAVYGVPEGSNGVFAKVLGGKRTLLNLTDDDTVKEIKPVIERSSTVKSATVIDLDTPITEGNELFTYVLINPEFKSPQSVEHFFALSEDGKIKVDYESNSFVGFYRLQGLSKPSEYIDQRTRGTVTLRNTGKGTGRVYIYREDRVSTPPHTVIGHVNKGIQLLDIANTGDYITVKADPERVMTLSMTQKEAEEYLYSRGIEQIREGLDDDDAIVVSQNPLYTTEIISAKKVKTLGVKEDEIIYIDIDDNAPRSSWYFQKITGLLDYPIGSLKVHFAFPGMKVMMFEGKAKEARGLVPENIPSQCINAGQIGITNMSRRHVGMIGVRFEDNNEFGPTGEPFAGTNVVGHIVKGLENLEKFKEGATVYVSRKL; encoded by the coding sequence ATGTTTGTAAGGGTCAATGGAGAAGAAATAGACCTCCCTGAGGGTTCTACAATAAAGGATGCTATCAAAGCTGCAAATGCACCATATATGGAAGGCTGTGTCCTCAGTATTATTAAGGGTAAAGAGGAATTTGAAAAGCACGTGAATAAATACAAAATAAAAACCAGTAAAGGAAGCGTGATAATTGAACTACTTGAAAACAGCCCTTCAAATTTAGTTGAAGTATGGAAAAACATGTATAAAGAGTTTGAGAATCAGGAAGTGCGGTGGACGACCTCCAGTGAAGTTTCTCTTGGACCTATTAAAACAAACCTTACTCCAACAAGAGATGAATATAAATATGGAAAATGGGATGTTATTATAAGCCTTTCAGGTTTTACTGCAGATTCAACCCATATCATCTTAAGTAAATCCAAACATGAAGCAGTGTATGGTGTTCCTGAAGGAAGTAATGGAGTTTTTGCTAAGGTACTTGGTGGTAAACGGACTCTACTTAATCTCACAGATGACGATACAGTAAAAGAAATTAAACCTGTTATAGAACGAAGCAGCACTGTAAAAAGCGCCACAGTAATCGATTTAGATACACCCATTACTGAAGGAAACGAATTATTTACTTATGTTTTAATTAATCCTGAATTCAAATCTCCACAGTCTGTTGAACATTTCTTTGCATTATCTGAAGACGGTAAAATCAAGGTAGACTATGAATCTAATTCTTTTGTAGGGTTTTACAGATTACAAGGGCTTTCAAAACCTTCAGAATATATAGATCAAAGAACACGAGGAACAGTCACCCTCAGAAATACAGGCAAAGGAACTGGACGGGTTTACATTTACCGAGAAGACAGGGTTTCTACACCCCCCCATACAGTTATAGGGCACGTTAATAAAGGAATACAACTTTTAGATATTGCAAATACTGGAGATTATATCACAGTTAAAGCAGACCCTGAAAGGGTAATGACACTTTCTATGACCCAAAAAGAAGCAGAAGAGTATCTATACTCACGAGGTATAGAACAAATACGTGAGGGCTTAGATGACGATGATGCAATAGTTGTAAGTCAAAATCCATTGTATACAACTGAAATTATCAGTGCTAAAAAGGTAAAAACACTTGGAGTTAAGGAAGATGAAATAATCTACATCGATATAGATGATAATGCACCAAGATCTTCATGGTACTTCCAGAAAATTACAGGACTTCTTGATTATCCCATAGGATCTCTTAAAGTTCACTTCGCATTCCCCGGAATGAAGGTAATGATGTTTGAGGGAAAAGCAAAAGAAGCACGAGGACTTGTCCCCGAAAATATTCCATCACAATGCATAAATGCAGGTCAAATTGGAATAACCAACATGTCAAGAAGACATGTAGGAATGATTGGAGTGAGATTTGAGGATAATAACGAATTTGGCCCTACCGGAGAACCATTTGCCGGGACCAATGTCGTTGGCCATATTGTAAAAGGACTTGAAAACCTTGAAAAATTTAAAGAGGGGGCGACAGTTTATGTCTCAAGAAAACTCTGA